In Acidisarcina polymorpha, the DNA window ACTCTGGCAACTGCGCGTTTCTTCTGCTCGCAAGCTATTGGATCTGATTCGATCCGGGGGGAATCTAAAGACGAAGTGACGAGCTGAGCGTAAAGGTGAGCGGTGTCTCAGCCGGGATCTCGATCTGCTTGTTCCCGGTGAACGCTCCTCCAAGCACTCCGGCGCCTGCACCCGCGCCTGCGCCGATCAGTGCTCCCTTCCCACCACCCGCGATACCTCCGATGAGAGCGCCTAAACCAGCGCCGCCGCCGGTAGTCACTGCGGTTCTTTTGCCCTTACCCTTCAGAGTCTGGTCGAGGGTGGCCGTCTCGATCGGGTAAGAACGCCCGCGAACGGTAATCGACGTAAGGCGGATCGACAGATCGCCTTCTCCCTTGAACTTGCCTCTTTCTCTAGCGTCAACCACCACGCCGTTCACGGTCGAACCAGCGGGGATTAGGGTCTCCCCTCTCACCCGGATGGAGTGGGTGAGCGTTCCCTGGAAAGCATCTCCTGGATGGGAGATCTTCGAACCCAAGGTGGTGGAAACACGGACGGTCAAGCTGGTTCCCGCTGGCACGACGGGCGGCGGAGGGGGTGGTGGCGGGGGGGTCGGAGCCACTGCAGGAGCAGCTGGCGCTGCAGCCGTCGCGGGTGCGGGCGTTGCCGCCGGCACAGGAGCCGTAGACGGTGCCGGTGTCGCGGATGGGGTCTGTGCAGGAGCTGCAGGGGTCGGCGCCGCGGTTGCACTTTGGTCAGGAGCGGGGGCTGGAGCCGCAGCCGATTGATCCGGAGCGGGAGCGGCGTTGTTTTCCGCAGACTTCGATTTGCAACCAACCAGAGTCAGGCTGAGGAGCACAAGACCTAGAGCGAACTTCGATTTCATGACATTTCCTCGTAAGTACGACGTTCGACTTACCGCTGATCACTTTGTATGAAACTGTACATCGCTGATCTAAATTCTCCAAGCAATTCGCGTCGATCTATGACCATTCAGAGGGACACCAAGGCCTCAAGCAGAGGGACGCCAGAGCCTTAAGCGAGATGAGCTGGCCGTTTCGCATCTACCAGGTCGACGTACTCCGGATGCCGCTCTACGTAGGCTGCCACAAATGGACATTGCGGTACGATCTTGATGCCCTGACTCCGGGCATATTCGACTGCTGCCTTGGCCAAGCTGGAAGCGATCCCTTGTCCCTGGAGCGGCGGCGGTACGCCAGTATGAACAAGGACTAGCTGGCCGCCGGTTTGCTCATAATCGAGCACCGACGTGCCTTCGTCGTGAAGGACCTCAAAGCGGCTCTGCGGCTCATTATGTTTAACAGGAAAGTCGGCGCTCATACATTATGGGATGCACCTGGAGCGGCCTTTGGATCGACTTTCTAGAGGGTAGGGCACGTCTCCGCCGATGACACCAGCCGGCGGAGCCGACCGAGCAGCTGCGAATTACCCTTTACTCTCCAGATACAGGAGACTGACGGGACTTGTCATCGAACTGATCCATCGGGAACGAGACGAGGTTCGATGCAGCCGCGAATTTCGAAGATCTGCTGTTCCTATCCAGCAGCACGAAGGCCAGGAACCGAAGGCAGAAGACAGCCCCGCTGATGACCCAAAACCATAGGACAATCCCAACCGCAGCTCGCGCCCAGGCGTATAGCGTTACAGACCAATTTGAGATGAATTCGTGCATTTCTCCTCCGCCAGCCGCCCCAGCGATTGGACGCATCCACAAGACTGGATGTCACCCAAACCCGCGACGTCTTCTAACTACTCGACCACTTGCAGAGGCTTTCCACATTGGAGCCGAATGGACCCTAGCGCGCCTTGACAACAGTAGGTCAACGAACGAGCAAGTATCGCATCCCGAAACAACGATTGGGAAGGCTTTGTGTCGGCTATTGATGCACTTTTTCGTAATGAGAAAAGGATTACCGCAGTAACTAATCAGATACCACTCTGCCAAACGACAGAATTGGCTGCCGTACTGCAGGTACGTAGCATGCCCTGTGGACCGCTCAACCTGAGCGGATGAGCTTAGGCACCGGTTCCGCGCATAACCGCCCCCGCGGTCTGGACAATGATTTTCAGGTCCAACCAGAAGCTCCAGTTTTCCACATAAGCGGTATCCAGAGCGATATACCGTTCAAACGATGGATCCTGACGCGCCCTTACCTGCCACAAGCCGGTAAGACCTGGTAACACCTCCAGACGCCGGAAATGATCGATCTCATATTTGGCTACTTCGCTGGCGATCGGGGGACGCGGACCGACGATGCTCATATCCCCTTGAAGCACGTTGAAGAGCTGCGGGAGCTCATCGAGACTGTATTTCCGGAGGAACCTGCCGACCCTGGTGATTCGAGGATCATTCTTCATCTTGAAGAGAATTCCTGCTCGCTCGTTCTGCTCCGCCAGTTGAGCCTTGATCTTGTCGGCGTTGAGTACCATGGAGCGGAACTTGTAGCACGGGAATACGGTGGCTTTCTTTCCTACACGTTCAGAGACATAGAAAATCGGGCCGCCGTCTTGCATGCGGATTGCAATGGCCATGGCGATCATTATGGGCGCGGCGGCGATCAGCGCACTCAGAGAGAGAGCAATATCAAAGACCCGCTTCAGCGCCATCGCAAAGACGGGTACGTGGCCGCGATGGAGGGCCACTACCGGGAAATCTCCCAGATACTCAATCGGAGCGTCGGCGGTTACGGACTCGTAATAGCCAGGGAGCACGCGGACATCCATATCGATTTCACGAGCTTCCTCAAGGATCGATATGACCTGTTCCACGGAGCACGGTTCCGCAATCACCAACTCATCGATGAAATATTGCTTGGCAATCTGGCGAATCTGGTCGACTCCACCAAGCACCTCGTCTTGAACGCTGGACGGATCGTGGCAACCGGGCAACTTCAAGAAACCGCGGAAGGTGTAGCCAAGATGAATGCGGCGGGAGATGTGCTCTTTCAAGGCGACGCTGATGTGATTCGAGCCCAGGATCACAAGATTACGAGTATTCACGCCGCGCTCATATTCCCGATAGGTAATGACCCGGGCGACGAGACGACGGGCGCACAGGATAACCGCCGTAAAACACACAAGGAACAGAACTAAAGATCGCGAGACATGATATCCCTCAGTGAGATAGAGGCCGCCTGATAACAAAAGACCGGCGGTCAGGCAGGCCTGGGCAGTCATCCGTTGCTCGTGGAGGGCGGTGCGTAGCTGGATGGGACCGTACAAACCGTAATGCCAACTCACTACCAGCAGGGTCACGACGAACCACACCAAGTAGCCAAGGCCGCCAGAGTTCGAGATACCGGCCACCGTCATGATGTGGCGCAAGCCAGAAGTCGCAGGCGCGGTATGCGAACCGACATACAGAGAGACGATCAACGCGAGCAACACGGCAAACACGTCGGAGGTCATCATCAATGCCGATGACACGATTGCCCGACCCGCTCTGCGTGAACTGCCATCCCCTGCCGCCATTACCCCCACTCTCATCTTTCGGTCGGATCCGGTAAGATCGCGAATCAAGTCTGAACTAGCCATGACTGCTTCTCCTTAGGTCAGCTTGCTGAGATTAGGATCGGGAGCGCTGAGCCGGGGAAGAGAACCGAAGTTCAGCGATTCTCAAACAGCTCTACGCTGATCTTATACAGATTGGACACGCCTTTTAGGGCGCCTTGGCAAATCAATTCCGCAGCGGGGAGCAAGTTTTGTCAATCCTGGGCCATCTGGATAGTGGCTTTTCGGTCCATCAACAACCGAAGTGTACCATCCGCGGAGTCGAGAGGTGTGCATTTTCCGTAAATGTATTACTGCAACTGCCCCTGGGACTCTATCGCGCATTCCGCAGCCGGCTGAAACCCTCATATCGCACCACCTACCCATTCTACCGAGGACCACGTTCGACGCTCAAGAGCGGCCGTCACAACCGTCATCATTGGTGAGCCCCCGTCCGCCCGAACAATGACAACGCCACCTACCTTGCTTCCGCATGAACGAGGCTAAGGCCTTTGCCAGACACAGTGAACGAACCCGACCGACAGGGGAAAGTTTTGTCAGACGGGAAACGCCGGAGATTTTGTCGCCCGGGAGAGCAGATCCGCTTCTAAAGGCGGTAGCTCCCTCCGGTAACGAAGGAGCAGCCATGCCAGCCTGCGGGCTGCCCAATAGCGGGGCACATAATCCTTGGGCCGCCAGAGGCACCGAAACAACCACCCCAATGCCAACCGATCGGCTACTTCCGGGATATACACCTGGTCGCCGCTCCGAAACGCGATCGCTGCCCCGATGCAATGAATTGACGGCATGTAGTCCAACGAACGCTTGATGTAAAGACCGAGTCTTTCCTGGACTCCGCCGCCAATCGTGATCACGACATGTTTTGGACGGAGCGCAGTGATCTGTTTAAGTAGAGTACGATCGGCGACGCCATTTTCGTATTGAGGAGCAACGTATACCAATTCCGGAGGAACTATGATGCCTCGGCGCTGCAGCCAGGCACGATTCCGGTGGGCGCTTTCAGCACTGGCCATCACGTAAAGGACCGCTCCTGTTTGGCGGAATTCCTCGTCCCGGATCAGCTCGCAGAAATATTGCAGGCCCGAAAGCCGTCGAATCGGTTCACCCTCCAGCAGGTTCCACAGCAGAACCATAAACGAGCTGTCAGTAATTGCCATGTCGGCCTCCAGCAAGGCTTCTCGATATTCGGAGTCGAATGGCAGACTGGCGAGAGCGGGCGCCGCTGGGACGACCAGCAAGCCGCCCCTTCGCATCCGGACCACTGCATCGGCGGCCTTACCTGAAAAAAAATCGATACCAAGAATTCGGCTTGACCGGAGCGCCTTCAGTCGGGACGCTATGGTCGAACGGACGCCATCATTTGAGACTCGATCCATTCGTAGGTCCTTGTGAGGCCGGCATAAAGCGGGATCGAGGGTTCCCACTGGAGATAAGCCAAGATCTTGGTGTTGTCACTGTTGCGACCATTGACACCCCTCGGTGCGTCGAGTCTATAAGTTCTCTCCAAGGTCACGCCAGCAATATTTTGCACGATGTCAACCAGTTGATTAATGGTCACAAGCTCACTGCTTCCCAGATTGATCGGATCAGAACTCTCGCCCTCAAGGATGGCGAGAGTTCCCCAGAGGCAATCGTCGATGTAGGTGAAGCTGCGTGCCTGGCTGCCGTCGCCCCAGATCTCAATCTGATTGCTTCCCGAGGCTTTCGCTTCAATCACCTTGCGGCAGATGGCTGCGGGAGCTTTCTCGCGGCCTCCGTCGTACGTGCCGTATGGCCCATAGACATTGTGGAAACGCGCCACTCGGCATTCGAGGCCGAAGTCCTCCTGAAAATGCCGGCACATCCTCTCACTGAAAAGCTTCTCCCATCCATAGCCATCCTCGGGCATGGCGGGATAGGCGTCTTCTTCCTTGAGGGGGACTACATCGGCATTCTTCTGTTTCTCCGCGTTATAGACACACGCCGATGAAGCGTAGAAGAAACGTTGAACCCCGCTGTCTCGGGAGGCCATCAGCATGTGGGTGTTAATGAGCACACTCAACATACAGAGCGCCTTGTTGTTCTGGATGAAGCCCATTCCACCCATGTCCGCAGCCAGTTGAAAAACGATGTCCACATGGCGGGTCGACCGGCGGCACGCATCCAGCTCACCCAGATCGGCGACGAGGTTCTCCACTTGAGGCGATGATTGGTGCCAGTCCGCGAGCGGCTTGATGTCAACTGCCCGGACCACATTGACGCCTTGATTTAGAAGATAGTTAACTAGGTGACCGCCGATGAAGCCTCCAGCGCCACAGACCAGAACTCGTTGGTCCTTCAGTTTCATCCGCAATGCCTCCGGACCTTCTTCGGAATCGGACAACGAGCATTTGCATCTCTAACCAGGCTTTCTAAACAGATGCACCGCAACGCAACGACACACGCCGGTGCAAGCGGGCAAGGTGTAGAGAGACTGTGGCTTCTCTTG includes these proteins:
- a CDS encoding GNAT family N-acetyltransferase; its protein translation is MSADFPVKHNEPQSRFEVLHDEGTSVLDYEQTGGQLVLVHTGVPPPLQGQGIASSLAKAAVEYARSQGIKIVPQCPFVAAYVERHPEYVDLVDAKRPAHLA
- a CDS encoding sugar transferase, which produces MASSDLIRDLTGSDRKMRVGVMAAGDGSSRRAGRAIVSSALMMTSDVFAVLLALIVSLYVGSHTAPATSGLRHIMTVAGISNSGGLGYLVWFVVTLLVVSWHYGLYGPIQLRTALHEQRMTAQACLTAGLLLSGGLYLTEGYHVSRSLVLFLVCFTAVILCARRLVARVITYREYERGVNTRNLVILGSNHISVALKEHISRRIHLGYTFRGFLKLPGCHDPSSVQDEVLGGVDQIRQIAKQYFIDELVIAEPCSVEQVISILEEAREIDMDVRVLPGYYESVTADAPIEYLGDFPVVALHRGHVPVFAMALKRVFDIALSLSALIAAAPIMIAMAIAIRMQDGGPIFYVSERVGKKATVFPCYKFRSMVLNADKIKAQLAEQNERAGILFKMKNDPRITRVGRFLRKYSLDELPQLFNVLQGDMSIVGPRPPIASEVAKYEIDHFRRLEVLPGLTGLWQVRARQDPSFERYIALDTAYVENWSFWLDLKIIVQTAGAVMRGTGA
- a CDS encoding WecB/TagA/CpsF family glycosyltransferase, encoding MDRVSNDGVRSTIASRLKALRSSRILGIDFFSGKAADAVVRMRRGGLLVVPAAPALASLPFDSEYREALLEADMAITDSSFMVLLWNLLEGEPIRRLSGLQYFCELIRDEEFRQTGAVLYVMASAESAHRNRAWLQRRGIIVPPELVYVAPQYENGVADRTLLKQITALRPKHVVITIGGGVQERLGLYIKRSLDYMPSIHCIGAAIAFRSGDQVYIPEVADRLALGWLFRCLWRPKDYVPRYWAARRLAWLLLRYRRELPPLEADLLSRATKSPAFPV
- a CDS encoding NAD-dependent epimerase/dehydratase family protein; translated protein: MKLKDQRVLVCGAGGFIGGHLVNYLLNQGVNVVRAVDIKPLADWHQSSPQVENLVADLGELDACRRSTRHVDIVFQLAADMGGMGFIQNNKALCMLSVLINTHMLMASRDSGVQRFFYASSACVYNAEKQKNADVVPLKEEDAYPAMPEDGYGWEKLFSERMCRHFQEDFGLECRVARFHNVYGPYGTYDGGREKAPAAICRKVIEAKASGSNQIEIWGDGSQARSFTYIDDCLWGTLAILEGESSDPINLGSSELVTINQLVDIVQNIAGVTLERTYRLDAPRGVNGRNSDNTKILAYLQWEPSIPLYAGLTRTYEWIESQMMASVRP